The following is a genomic window from Tripterygium wilfordii isolate XIE 37 chromosome 19, ASM1340144v1, whole genome shotgun sequence.
ACCCCACGCAAAGGCACCAAATTggagttttcaatttttcataggAAAGCGTCAATTGCCGACACAATTAGACGGACCAAAACAAACGCGTCAGCCAAACGTGGTGGATCCTTACCCTTCTAATGTCAGAGCTACCGTTGAGTGAGTTTTTGGGCATAGTGGGAGCTAAGGGAACCCAACAAACAATGGCGTCAAAGTGGGGAAAACTGGTAGCGGGACTCTTTCTTTTGACAATCTGTGTGTTTGTTGATGAGGTTAAAGCCTGGACTGGTGAAATCCATGGCAGAGTTGTTTGTGACGTTTGTGCTGATGCAACTGTAGGACCTGAAGATCATATCTTGGAAGGTCTCTCTTACAATCTCTAGCTGTTCTGCGTCCCTCCCTTGTTATTTAGATGCTCTTTTTCTGCGTGATTATATGTTGTTTAGTAAAATTTGTGTATGGGTAAGTCGATAGTGGAAATCTTCAATTGGACTGCAAACCATCCTTTCCTACAGTAGTTGAATTTTCAATGGAGTGTTGATATGCTCGAATCTCTTCAACATAGAAAGAATTCTATTCTATTTTCAATGCTGTATTGTAGGAAAACTTGATCAGGCTATTTTTTTGTGATGTATTAGGTTTATTCAATTTGGTTTCTTCATTTGGTACCCAGATGGCCAAGTTGTTTCTCTTTCGCCAAGACAAGGGCATCTTTTGTGTAATCAGAAATTGATAATTTGAACTTCAATGAATTTAATAAAAGTCATAATTGGGTCATGCTTTGCCATTTGCAATGCtttatttttcactattttaaCCCCAGCTTTGTCgatgtttaattttgaactttatgTGAGAGAATTCCATTTTGTTGTTCTTGGACGGTGGCTATATATTTGGATGTGAAAAAATGCGTGGTGGTCTGGTTGAATCGAATTGCTTTCTGTAGGCTAAAGAGTTCCATTAGACTTTCTTTATTATACATGTTAGATTCCAGTTTTCGATTATGAGATAGCTATGGCACAGTTAGGATATGTTCAGCTGCTCCTGTTCTCAAGCTGCTGACATTTAGATGATCTTTTGGGCATGAAGTTTGCATAAGTGGCAACTAGGTATCTGAGAACCTTCTTAATATTTGATCTGGAAGGGTGGTCATGATGGGTTTCAGTGCTCCATCATCTGCTAGTAGATTAATCCCATGTCTGTCATTGTTGATCTATCTTCAAATATCCTTTCTTTATTATCCAGCAAGTTGCCAATGGAATGCGCTTGAGTACTTTTAGCTTTCCCTCTGTGTAGGAAGCTGTTGGCCAACTACCCATCTCAGGTCCTCTCAAGATTGCCTTCTTTAACTGGGAAGTTGTTGAGGGTGAAATCCTAACCTTGGACAACTTTCGAAAAAGAGGGCATTAGCTCTCTAACAGATGTCCCCTCCTTAAACCCTCAAAGGCTCAAATACTTGGATTCATTGACTGAAGAAATTTGTTAAAAGTTGAAGTAAAATATATATACGGCCCAAAGGCTTTGGGGCATATAGAGGAGAGAATTCAGGAGGGCTTGAAAATGATTTAGCGACAGTAATTGGAAAGAATAAGGATGTGAAAGGATTAAAGGAGAGTGTCGCCTTCATTGGGATCAAGTGGCAAAAAGAGTATCCATGTGAGAGTCATCTGGCTGATCTCAACATTTCAATTTTAAGGCTTCTTGATGCTGTTGTTGGAAAGGCATATGATAGGCAAATGAAATAAGCAGTTGAATTCtaaattttctttaaattctAATTCTTTGCATGACTCGTAATTGCTTTCTTCTGTATCTAATAGCTTGAATGTAGATAGCTGCTTTGTAGTGATGTTAATTATGCTTTGCATACGCAGCTAAACTGAATTGAGTCCTTCTGGATCACCTAGAAACCTCAGTAAATGTATAGCTGGGTTTTGTTTGACAAAGCATTATAATTAGACTCTTTTGTCATTCCGTTTCAAATTAGTCCATTTAGTTACTACACAAAGTAAGGTACTTTTAGTATGTCATGTTGGCAACTATtccgttttttatttttattatgtcTTTGTCCAATTATTGCTGATGGTTGAATTTAGTCTTGTGAAATTGGGAATGAAGCTACACTGAGGATTTCTCGTCTAtcgtctcaactctcaagtcgTGTTTATATCCTGTCCTAGCAGTGTGTTTTCATGTTCCAGGTTGAAAAGGTATTACTTTTGATGCAGGTGCTGAAGTTGCTGTTCTTTGCATAACGAAGTCCGGTGAAGTTCTAAATTATCAAGCGTTCACAAATGAAAAGGGGATCTACACCGTGGCAGAGACGATGCCTGAGACTGACCGCTGGGATGCATGCTTGGCACGACCCATCAGCAGTTTCCATGAGCAATGCACCCATCTTGGGGAGGGCAGTTCTGGAGTGAAGTTCAGTTATAACCATCCATCTGGTCATTTTCACACTGTCAGACCGTTCGCCTATCGACCTGCTATCTTACCATCATACTGCGCTTGAGTGTCCAAGTCATTGCATATATACTACTGTTAAAACTGTGCTTGTTTAAAGGGAAGGAACCTTGAATATGAGACTAGATCATGTTTATGATAATAAATACATGATTGGCAGGGACGGAGCCATGCTGGTTCTCTGGGGCGCAAGGGCCCCCCCgtagatttttcaaaaaaaaaatagtaaatataCATATTAAATTACACATTAACAAAATtagtacatatacatattaaaATACGAATGAGTTGTTACAAGTATTACAAGGGAAAGACCAAGACATTGTGAATGCGATGAGGCTAGTTGAATTTTTCAAAAGTAGACTACAATCAATGAGGGATGAGATTCTTTCATTGATAAAGTTTCATCATTTTGTGGTTTACATAATATCAGTGTTTCTATCATGGAAAAGCATTATCTAGTTGGAAAAAGATTAAGTTGTGGAGGGTAAGAGGTAgcaaatttacatcattatcTTATTGAATTGTTCTAGACTATGTTAGATAGACAGCTCAGAGAGCTGGATGATCGCTTCATTGAGACAACTACAGAGTTACTTATTTGCGTGGCATGTCTCAATCCTAATGATTCATTTTCAGTTTGTTATAAGCAGAAGCTCATCTGGCTTGCAACTTTCTATCCTAATGATTTTACTTTAGTGCAGCTTACAACTCTTGAAGATCAACTTGACACATATATCTTTGATATGCGTCATAGTAAAGAGTTTGAACAGTCGAAAGCACTTGGTGATTTATCTGAGAAAATGCTTCAACACAAAAAGAAGTAATTGTATCCATTAGTGTATCGACTCTTGAAAATGACATTGATTCTGTCAGTGGCAACAGTTACCGTAGAAAGAACATTTTCTGCtatgaagattgtgaagagttgTTTGCGCAACTGAATGAGAGATCTATTATTAAATGATAGTTTGATTGtatacattgaaaaaaaaagtgttcaatGATATTAGTAATGAAGCTATCATACAACActttcagaaaatgaaaaatcgtAGTGAACAATTATAAATTGTAATTATTTTCATAAGTTATTTCAATATTGTCTTTTGGGTTTGGATTTGCGTATGATTTATTTTTCGTAGTGCCCCCTTAGTCGAAATCCTAGATACATCCCTAATGATTGGTTCTTGCTCAACATGTTCAGGTAGAAGATTGAGATGAACAAGAGTGAGCACTTGGTCTTGAATTTCTTATATATCTCttttcgaaaatgataaatatcacaacagttgatatctcaattatcttaACTGTGGAGTTGAATGCACAGGATTCAAGTGATTTTGTGAGCtccacatgtctcacatgatgaATATAAATCCTATGTGTACAACTCAACAGTTAGAATAACTATGATATCAGCTGCTAAGATCTCCCTCTCTCTTGTTTTCTCTTCATCCATTCTATAAAAACAAActtgttaaaattttttaattttttcagaaGGCAAGTGATACATGCTGTGAGCGTTACTTTTGTCACAGTCACACTTGTGGGGTCAAAAGCTGACATGGCAAGATCTGATAGGCTAAAATGACAAAAACCATGTCACAAACTCTTTCTACTCAACGACAAATGTGACCCCACCACACCTTGTgggtgcccgggacctgctgtaataaaattacagcaggtcccgttgTAATGCCCTTTTTGGGTATTaaagatatttatttttatttttaaaaatcataaatatgaagTGTTCATCGCAAcaaacacaacgatatattttttgttccaaacagaaaccaaattcaacatgaaaaagacacgacaattctagaccatcgaatataaactcaaaatattcgatgttttgattacgatgaatttgatttttgtttcaaacaaaaagtaTACCATTgaattcgttatgaaaaatactatatatttatgatttttaaaaataaaaataaatttacacctTGTAGCGATGTTTTTCAAgcctaattattaatttataaattgggaaaaaatttATTATGGTGCACAAAAAAGATTTATTGGAGTACAATTAGCAATTGGGTTCATAGCGGATCT
Proteins encoded in this region:
- the LOC119985159 gene encoding uncharacterized protein LOC119985159 codes for the protein MSELPLSEFLGIVGAKGTQQTMASKWGKLVAGLFLLTICVFVDEVKAWTGEIHGRVVCDVCADATVGPEDHILEGAEVAVLCITKSGEVLNYQAFTNEKGIYTVAETMPETDRWDACLARPISSFHEQCTHLGEGSSGVKFSYNHPSGHFHTVRPFAYRPAILPSYCA